From one Gossypium hirsutum isolate 1008001.06 chromosome D08, Gossypium_hirsutum_v2.1, whole genome shotgun sequence genomic stretch:
- the LOC107906544 gene encoding organic cation/carnitine transporter 7-like isoform X1, with product MDYKAAGLYTLDEALETVGFGKFQGFVLGYAGLGWFAEAMEIMILSFIGQAVKSEWQLSSGQESLLSTIVFAGMLLGANTWGLLSDNYGRRKGFLTISMVTFGAGLLSTFSPNYLTLVLLRGLVGFGLGGSSVFLSWFLEFIPASNRGMWMVVFSTFWTFGSIFEATLAWIVMPRLNWRWVLAFSAVPSFALLILYGVAPESPRYLCMKGNTSDALRILEKIASVNQTKLPPGVLVSGRSNDKDEESAPSENTAPLLPSLSKSTTQSKSGFSSFFMLFSSKLIRTTLLLWVLFFGDSFSYYGIILLTSKLSSGQSTCFPSLQSNINPQDDGLYLNAFITSMAELPGLLLSAILVDRVGRKHSMAIMFGLAFIFLTPLLIQQPAVLTTCLLFGARMNAMGTFTVASIYSPELYPTSVRTTGAGVASAIGRIGGMVCPLVAVGLVNECHQTAAVALFLVAIVVSIVCIQLFPYDTKGRELSDTS from the exons ATGGATTATAAAGCGGCTGGTTTATATACGTTGGATGAAGCCCTTGAAACTGTGGGGTTTGGGAAATTCCAGGGCTTTGTTCTTGGATACGCTGGTCTTGGTTGGTTTGCTGAAGCCATGGAGATTATGATTCTTTCCTTTATAGGACAAGCTGTTAAATCTGAGTGGCAACTTTCCTCTGGTCAGGAGAGCCTTTTAAGTACCATCGTCTTTGCTGGGATGCTTCTCGGAGCCAATACATGGGGCCTTTTATCAGATAACTACGGGAGGAG GAAAGGTTTTCTTACTATATCTATGGTAACTTTTGGAGCTGGATTACTGAGCACATTCTCTCCAAACTATTTAACGCTTGTTCTTCTTCGAGGTTTGGTTGGTTTTGGCCTTGGTGGCTCATCTGTATTCTTATCCTGGTTTCTAGAGTTTATTCCAGCTTCTAATAGAGGCATGTGGATGGTAGTGTTTTCTACTTTCTGGACATTTGGATCAATTTTTGAGGCTACTCTTGCATGG ATTGTCATGCCCAGATTAAACTGGAGGTGGGTACTTGCATTTTCGGCTGTGCCATCTTTTGCTTTGCTTATTTTGTATGGTGTTGCACCTGAGTCTCCGAGATACCTATGCATGAAAGGTAACACAAGTGATGCACTTCGAATTTTGGAGAAGATAGCTTCAGTGAACCAAACAAAGCTTCCTCCTGGTGTCCTAGTTTCTGGTAGATCAAATGACAAGGATGAAGAGTCTGCTCCATCAGAAAATACTGCCCCATTACTTCCCTCACTCAGTAAAAGTACCACACAATCAAAATCAGGCTTCTCATCATTTTTTATGCTTTTCTCTTCAAAATTAATTAGAACAACGCTGCTCCTATGGGTATTATTCTTTGGAGATTCATTTTCATATTATGGTATCATATTGCTTACCTCTAAGCTAAGTAGTGGACAAAGTACATGTTTCCCATCTCTCCAAAGCAATATAAATCCCCAGGATGATGGTCTCTACCTAAATGCATTCATCACCAGTATGGCAG AGCTACCTGGGCTTCTTCTGTCAGCAATATTGGTTGATAGGGTTGGCCGCAAGCATTCGATGGCAATTATGTTCGGCTTAGCATTTATTTTCCTCACACCACTGCTAATCCAGCAGCCTGCTGTGTTAACTACTTGCTTATTATTTGGAGCTCGCATGAATGCCATGGGAACCTTTACAGTTGCCTCTATATATTCCCCTGAG TTATATCCAACCTCGGTGCGGACAACAGGTGCGGGAGTTGCAAGTGCTATAGGAAGAATTGGTGGTATGGTATGTCCTCTTGTTGCAGTGGGATTGGTGAATGAATGTCATCAAACAGCAGCTGTAGCGCTATTTTTGGTCGCTATAGTTGTGTCGATAGTTTGTATCCAACTCTTCCCCTATGATACCAAGGGACGGGAGCTTAGTGATACTAGTTGA
- the LOC107906544 gene encoding organic cation/carnitine transporter 7-like (The RefSeq protein has 2 substitutions compared to this genomic sequence) yields MDYKAAGLYTLDEALETVGFGKFQGFVLGYAGLGWFAEAMEIMILSFIGQAVKSEWQLSSGQESLLSTVVFAGMLLGANTWGLLSDNYGRRKGFLTISMVTFGAGLLSTFSPNYLTLALLRGLVGFGLGGSSVFLSWFLEFIPASNRGMWMVVFSTFWTFGSIFEATLAWIVMPRLNWRWVLAFSAVPSFALLILYGVAPESPRYLCMKGNTSDALRILEKIASVNQTKLPPGVLVSGRSNDKDEESAPSENTAPLLPSLSKSTTQSKSGFSSFFMLFSSKLIRTTLLLWVLFFGDSFSYYGIILLTSKLSSGQSTCFPSLQSNINPQDDGLYLNAFITSMAELPGLLLSAILVDRVGRKHSMAIMFGLAFIFLTPLLIQQPAVLTTCLLFGARMNAMGTFTVASIYSPELYPTSVRTTGAGVASAIGRIGGMVCPLVAVGLVNECHQTAAVALFLVAIVVSIVCIQLFPYDTKGRELSDTS; encoded by the exons ATGGATTATAAAGCGGCTGGTTTATATACGTTGGATGAAGCCCTTGAAACTGTGGGGTTTGGGAAATTCCAGGGCTTTGTTCTTGGATACGCTGGTCTTGGTTGGTTTGCTGAAGCCATGGAGATTATGATTCTTTCCTTTATAGGACAAGCTGTTAAATCTGAGTGGCAACTTTCCTCTGGTCAGGAGAGCCTTTTAAGTACCATCGTCTTTGCTGGGATGCTTCTCGGAGCCAATACATGGGGCCTTTTATCAGATAACTACGGGAGGAG GAAAGGTTTTCTTACTATATCTATGGTAACTTTTGGAGCTGGATTACTGAGCACATTCTCTCCAAACTATTTAACGCTTGTTCTTCTTCGAGGTTTGGTTGGTTTTGGCCTTGGTGGCTCATCTGTATTCTTATCCTGGTTTCTAGAGTTTATTCCAGCTTCTAATAGAGGCATGTGGATGGTAGTGTTTTCTACTTTCTGGACATTTGGATCAATTTTTGAGGCTACTCTTGCATGG ATTGTCATGCCCAGATTAAACTGGAGGTGGGTACTTGCATTTTCGGCTGTGCCATCTTTTGCTTTGCTTATTTTGTATGGTGTTGCACCTGAGTCTCCGAGATACCTATGCATGAAAGGTAACACAAGTGATGCACTTCGAATTTTGGAGAAGATAGCTTCAGTGAACCAAACAAAGCTTCCTCCTGGTGTCCTAGTTTCTGGTAGATCAAATGACAAGGATGAAGAGTCTGCTCCATCAGAAAATACTGCCCCATTACTTCCCTCACTCAGTAAAAGTACCACACAATCAAAATCAGGCTTCTCATCATTTTTTATGCTTTTCTCTTCAAAATTAATTAGAACAACGCTGCTCCTATGGGTATTATTCTTTGGAGATTCATTTTCATATTATGGTATCATATTGCTTACCTCTAAGCTAAGTAGTGGACAAAGTACATGTTTCCCATCTCTCCAAAGCAATATAAATCCCCAGGATGATGGTCTCTACCTAAATGCATTCATCACCAGTATGGCAG AGCTACCTGGGCTTCTTCTGTCAGCAATATTGGTTGATAGGGTTGGCCGCAAGCATTCGATGGCAATTATGTTCGGCTTAGCATTTATTTTCCTCACACCACTGCTAATCCAGCAGCCTGCTGTGTTAACTACTTGCTTATTATTTGGAGCTCGCATGAATGCCATGGGAACCTTTACAGTTGCCTCTATATATTCCCCTGAG TTATATCCAACCTCGGTGCGGACAACAGGTGCGGGAGTTGCAAGTGCTATAGGAAGAATTGGTGGTATGGTATGTCCTCTTGTTGCAGTGGGATTGGTGAATGAATGTCATCAAACAGCAGCTGTAGCGCTATTTTTGGTCGCTATAGTTGTGTCGATAGTTTGTATCCAACTCTTCCCCTATGATACCAAGGGACGGGAGCTTAGTGATACTAGTTGA